The following coding sequences are from one Streptomyces venezuelae window:
- a CDS encoding acetyl-CoA C-acetyltransferase has translation MSLPSVRRVAVLGGTRIPFARSDGPYATSSNQDMLTAVVDGLVERYGLQGEGAVGEFVAGAVLKHSRDFNLAREVVLGSALDSRTPAYDLQQACGTGLQAVVAVANKVMLGQVESGIAGGSDTASDAPLGVNDELRRVLLAARRATSLGGRLRALGGVRPRHLVPDIPRNAEPRTGLSMGEHAAVTARKRGITRAAQDELAAASHQRLAAAYERGFMDDLVVPYAGLTRDQNLRPGSTVERLGRLKPVFGVAGGGATMTAGNSTPLTDGAAVVLLGSDEWAAGRGLEPMAHLVACETAAVDFVHGDVAGGEDGLLMAPAYAVPRMLERAGLGLDDFDFVEVHEAFASQVLATLAAWEKRGLGTVDRERLNVAGSSLATGHPFAATGARIVATLAKLLAERGRPGRGLISICAAGGQGVTAILERQEA, from the coding sequence ATGAGTCTTCCCTCTGTGCGCCGCGTCGCCGTCCTCGGAGGCACCCGCATTCCGTTCGCCCGCTCCGACGGGCCGTACGCCACCTCGTCCAATCAGGACATGCTGACCGCCGTCGTCGACGGACTGGTCGAGCGGTACGGCCTTCAAGGGGAGGGGGCCGTCGGTGAGTTCGTGGCGGGGGCCGTGCTCAAGCACAGCCGGGACTTCAACCTCGCCAGGGAGGTCGTCCTCGGATCCGCCCTGGACTCCCGTACGCCCGCCTACGACCTGCAACAGGCCTGCGGAACCGGGCTGCAGGCCGTCGTCGCCGTCGCCAACAAGGTCATGCTCGGACAGGTCGAGTCCGGCATCGCCGGCGGCTCCGACACGGCGAGCGACGCGCCGCTCGGCGTCAACGACGAGCTGCGGCGGGTGCTGCTCGCGGCCCGGCGCGCCACGTCCCTGGGCGGGCGGCTCCGGGCCCTCGGCGGCGTACGGCCGCGGCACCTCGTGCCCGACATCCCGCGCAACGCCGAGCCGCGGACCGGGCTCTCCATGGGCGAACACGCCGCCGTGACCGCGCGGAAGCGGGGGATCACGCGGGCGGCGCAGGACGAGCTCGCCGCGGCCAGTCACCAGCGGCTCGCGGCGGCGTACGAGCGGGGGTTCATGGACGATCTCGTCGTGCCGTACGCGGGGCTCACCCGGGACCAGAATCTGCGGCCCGGGTCCACCGTGGAGCGACTGGGCCGGTTGAAGCCCGTGTTCGGGGTCGCGGGCGGTGGGGCCACCATGACCGCCGGGAACTCCACTCCGCTGACGGACGGCGCGGCCGTCGTGCTGCTGGGGAGCGACGAGTGGGCCGCCGGGCGGGGGCTCGAACCGATGGCGCATCTCGTCGCCTGCGAGACCGCGGCGGTGGATTTCGTGCACGGAGACGTCGCCGGGGGCGAGGACGGGCTGCTGATGGCTCCCGCGTACGCCGTGCCCCGCATGCTGGAGCGCGCCGGGCTCGGTCTTGACGACTTCGACTTCGTGGAGGTGCATGAGGCCTTCGCCTCGCAGGTGCTCGCCACCCTCGCCGCCTGGGAGAAGCGGGGGCTCGGCACGGTGGACCGGGAGCGGCTGAACGTCGCCGGGTCCTCGCTCGCGACCGGGCACCCCTTCGCCGCCACCGGTGCGCGGATCGTCGCCACGCTGGCCAAGCTCCTCGCCGAGCGGGGACGGCCCGGGCGCGGGCTCATCTCCATCTGCGCGGCGGGCGGGCAGGGGGTGACCGCGATCCTGGAGCGGCAGGAGGCGTGA
- a CDS encoding alpha/beta hydrolase: protein MRGACAVAGVTVLVVVGAGMAAADDDDSGRPDLARYYTQKIKWGTCKGDTEAMAEATGGAEDVRCGHVSVPLDYADPDAGDVDVAMIRMKSSASGKPRGSLLLNFGGPGGPGVSALAGAQKDFGFLSKDYDVVSFDPRGVGLSEPVSCGDADRSTDPSSGGTGDAAAVLAEMRKVAAECAKKSGPVLPHMGTVNVSRDLDVMRQALGDKKLNYLGFSYGTRLGAVYAAQFPKNVGRMVLDGVDTLTEPVAEQSLVTAEGRQTALDNFLTWCTGNAGCVFGTDSRSARKAIVRLIEDMDQMPLRSTDGAEFTGQDVVGVLGQALYSRQAWPALSQALGALLADGDPRALIRMSGGLGHRPTGQDVPADNMAAALMGVNCADDPDRPDAAHIEKEVGRLQKQFDDASPVFGKSMLMPVLLCFGRPPGTRYIRDDVRDVKTPELLLVGTRGDPATPYRWTEETARRLGPQAVVLDNKGDGHTGYLGSTCVQDKVNGFLLYGETPKNGESCAADDAG, encoded by the coding sequence GTGCGCGGAGCTTGTGCAGTCGCCGGCGTCACCGTGCTGGTCGTCGTGGGAGCGGGCATGGCCGCCGCCGACGACGACGACAGCGGGCGGCCCGATCTGGCGCGCTACTACACGCAGAAGATCAAATGGGGCACCTGCAAGGGCGACACCGAAGCCATGGCGGAGGCCACGGGCGGCGCCGAGGACGTCCGGTGCGGGCACGTGAGCGTGCCGCTCGACTACGCGGACCCCGACGCGGGCGACGTCGACGTCGCGATGATCCGGATGAAGTCCAGCGCGAGCGGCAAGCCGCGCGGCTCCCTGCTGCTGAACTTCGGCGGGCCCGGCGGACCCGGCGTCTCCGCGCTCGCCGGGGCCCAGAAGGACTTCGGCTTCCTCAGCAAGGACTACGACGTCGTCTCCTTCGACCCGCGCGGTGTCGGCCTGAGCGAACCGGTCAGCTGCGGCGACGCCGACCGGAGCACGGATCCCTCGTCCGGCGGAACGGGCGACGCGGCCGCCGTGCTCGCGGAGATGCGCAAGGTCGCCGCGGAGTGCGCGAAGAAGTCGGGGCCGGTCCTGCCGCACATGGGGACCGTCAACGTCTCCCGCGACCTCGACGTCATGCGTCAGGCCCTCGGCGACAAGAAGCTCAACTACCTGGGGTTCTCGTACGGCACACGGCTCGGAGCCGTGTACGCCGCGCAGTTCCCGAAGAACGTCGGGCGGATGGTCCTCGACGGCGTCGACACGCTCACCGAACCCGTCGCCGAGCAGTCCCTCGTGACCGCCGAGGGCCGCCAGACCGCCCTCGACAACTTCCTCACCTGGTGCACGGGCAACGCGGGCTGCGTCTTCGGCACGGACTCGCGCAGCGCCCGCAAGGCCATCGTCCGGCTCATCGAGGACATGGACCAGATGCCGCTGCGCTCCACGGACGGCGCCGAGTTCACCGGGCAGGACGTCGTCGGCGTACTCGGCCAGGCCCTGTACAGCAGGCAGGCGTGGCCCGCGCTCTCGCAGGCGCTGGGAGCGCTGCTCGCCGACGGCGACCCCCGGGCGCTGATCCGGATGAGCGGGGGGCTCGGGCACCGGCCGACGGGGCAGGATGTGCCCGCCGACAACATGGCCGCCGCTCTCATGGGCGTGAACTGCGCCGACGACCCCGACCGGCCCGACGCCGCACACATAGAGAAGGAAGTCGGCAGGCTGCAGAAGCAGTTCGACGACGCGTCACCCGTCTTCGGCAAGTCCATGCTGATGCCCGTCCTGCTGTGCTTCGGGCGGCCCCCCGGGACGCGGTACATCCGGGACGACGTACGTGACGTGAAGACGCCCGAGCTGCTGCTCGTCGGCACGCGCGGCGACCCGGCGACGCCCTACCGGTGGACGGAGGAGACCGCGCGCCGACTCGGCCCGCAGGCCGTCGTCCTCGACAACAAGGGCGACGGGCACACCGGTTACCTGGGCTCCACGTGCGTGCAGGACAAGGTGAACGGGTTCCTGCTGTACGGGGAGACGCCCAAGAACGGGGAGTCCTGCGCGGCCGATGACGCCGGGTGA
- a CDS encoding transaldolase family protein encodes MNHAWKRLRAEGVDVWIDVSAAAGGAAREVRRALAQGEVAGARMGAPQGDPAAGHAAEIGRVCDQLLPRHRASGGTKGFVSVPLPAGPADGADAWAARARALRDEIDRPNLVVRVPAEAADTATLRALFALGVAVEVSGVCSPRRYGEAATALLAALSTPDGPTRTASFLSFDVTGVERHVDARLDLIGSDEAKALRGRAGLACARLAHRTHEMTFSSARWGALAAAGTPEPKLLWVTGGASPYRSAHCVQELVTRGTATAMRPAAARALAEAGTVSGDRVWRHYADAERTLAYLNWFGISVESVTQTPEKPTEMAAPREDRPHATTRPLRAPHQPHQPHRRLTPA; translated from the coding sequence ATGAATCACGCCTGGAAGCGATTGCGGGCCGAGGGCGTCGACGTGTGGATCGACGTGTCGGCCGCCGCCGGGGGCGCGGCGCGCGAGGTCCGCCGCGCCCTCGCGCAGGGCGAGGTGGCCGGGGCCCGCATGGGTGCCCCGCAGGGCGACCCCGCGGCCGGCCACGCCGCCGAGATCGGGCGGGTCTGCGACCAGCTCCTCCCCCGCCACCGGGCGAGCGGCGGAACGAAGGGCTTCGTTTCCGTCCCCCTCCCGGCGGGCCCGGCGGACGGCGCCGACGCCTGGGCGGCGCGGGCCCGTGCCCTGCGCGACGAGATCGACCGCCCCAACCTCGTCGTGCGCGTCCCCGCGGAGGCTGCCGACACGGCGACCCTGCGGGCCCTGTTCGCGCTGGGCGTGGCCGTGGAGGTGTCCGGGGTGTGCTCCCCGCGCCGCTACGGTGAAGCGGCCACGGCCCTCCTGGCGGCGCTGTCCACGCCGGACGGGCCGACCCGCACGGCCTCCTTCCTCTCCTTCGACGTGACCGGCGTCGAGCGCCATGTGGACGCCCGCCTGGACCTCATCGGCTCCGACGAGGCCAAGGCGCTCCGCGGCCGTGCCGGTCTGGCGTGCGCCCGCCTGGCGCACCGTACGCACGAGATGACGTTCTCCTCCGCGCGCTGGGGTGCGCTCGCGGCCGCGGGCACCCCGGAGCCGAAGCTGCTGTGGGTGACGGGCGGCGCCTCCCCGTACCGCTCGGCGCACTGCGTACAGGAGCTGGTGACCCGGGGCACGGCGACGGCGATGCGCCCGGCCGCGGCGCGGGCGCTCGCGGAGGCGGGCACGGTGAGCGGCGACCGGGTGTGGCGGCACTATGCCGACGCGGAACGGACGCTGGCGTACCTGAACTGGTTCGGCATCTCGGTGGAGTCGGTGACGCAGACGCCGGAGAAGCCCACGGAGATGGCGGCACCCCGCGAGGACCGACCGCACGCGACCACCCGCCCGCTCAGAGCGCCGCACCAGCCGCACCAGCCCCACAGACGGCTGACCCCGGCCTGA
- a CDS encoding ketoacyl-ACP synthase III family protein, with translation MRWSDIYVESAAAEFGEPQTGQEAVDLGLLPAEEVERSEQRSVSVSDGRSGPELAVAAGRTALARSGRDAQDVGLLIHADCWYQGLEFWNTAAYVQDRVLGHGDCVAYELRQMSNGGMSALENAAARLTAIPATRAALVTTGDRFADPAFPRWSTDRGLAFGDAGTAVVLSRTPGALRLVATSSYSQPMLEGLHRGDEPFLPSGSGTGPLDLVARKKGFLRGRSHEEITTRNETGMVSAVKTCLAEAEADIHEMTAVVVPFFGARLSRLQCLAPLGIQAEVTLQEFGLTVGHLGAGDQAAGLAKLLEDDTLRSGDRVLLVGVGAGFSWTCAVLERS, from the coding sequence ATGCGCTGGAGCGACATCTACGTGGAGAGCGCGGCCGCCGAGTTCGGGGAGCCGCAGACCGGTCAGGAGGCGGTGGACCTCGGTCTGCTGCCCGCCGAGGAGGTCGAGCGGAGCGAGCAGCGCTCCGTGTCGGTGAGCGACGGGCGCAGCGGGCCCGAGCTCGCCGTCGCCGCGGGCCGCACGGCGCTCGCGCGCAGCGGCAGGGACGCGCAGGACGTGGGGCTGCTCATCCACGCGGACTGCTGGTACCAGGGCCTGGAGTTCTGGAACACGGCCGCGTACGTCCAGGACCGGGTGCTCGGCCACGGCGACTGTGTGGCGTACGAGCTGCGGCAGATGTCCAACGGCGGGATGAGCGCCCTGGAGAACGCGGCGGCCCGGCTCACCGCGATCCCCGCGACGCGGGCGGCGCTGGTCACCACGGGCGACCGGTTCGCGGACCCGGCGTTCCCCCGCTGGAGCACCGACCGTGGCCTCGCGTTCGGCGACGCGGGGACGGCCGTCGTCCTGTCCCGCACGCCGGGCGCGCTGCGACTGGTCGCCACGTCGTCGTACTCGCAGCCGATGCTGGAAGGCCTGCACCGGGGCGACGAGCCGTTCCTGCCGAGCGGCAGCGGGACGGGCCCGCTCGACCTGGTGGCGCGCAAGAAGGGGTTCCTGCGCGGGCGCTCCCATGAGGAGATCACGACGCGCAACGAGACGGGCATGGTGTCCGCCGTCAAGACGTGCCTCGCGGAGGCGGAGGCGGACATCCACGAGATGACGGCTGTGGTCGTCCCGTTCTTCGGCGCCCGCCTCTCCCGCCTCCAGTGCCTGGCCCCGCTCGGCATCCAGGCCGAGGTGACGCTCCAGGAATTCGGCCTGACGGTCGGCCACTTGGGCGCGGGAGACCAGGCGGCGGGCCTGGCGAAGCTCCTGGAGGACGACACGCTGCGGAGCGGCGACCGGGTGCTGCTCGTGGGGGTGGGCGCGGGCTTCAGCTGGACCTGCGCGGTCCTGGAGCGGAGCTGA
- a CDS encoding VOC family protein → MSPTAPPKSRADADTLSIPTARNVDHYAYTVADLDAAVDFCTTVLGADVLYRLGPVEEPDSDWMARQLGVHPRASTHIAMLRLGPDSNLELFQYTAPEQRTQAPEFTDVGGHHIGIHVSDLDVALAKAERSPHVRVLGEPQTVPSGPTAGNRWIHLLTDWGMRLELRELAPELPYEKETAARVYRPAGDWPRGLPGALGVGHVGYSVADLDEAVAFFTGPMGGELAYRTTESVDARTARRQYAVQAPFRKDTAAIRLGPVTTVELSSHEIEGRRTERPRNSDVGGHHLAFFVDDVERAAAWLAATDGAEVLGEPQLIEDGGPIHGDRWVYFRGVGGFQLEVLNMPPGMPYEQYTAARRFGPSPRWTNR, encoded by the coding sequence ATGTCACCCACCGCCCCGCCGAAATCCCGGGCCGACGCGGACACCCTGTCCATCCCCACGGCCCGCAACGTCGACCACTACGCCTACACCGTCGCGGACCTGGACGCGGCCGTGGACTTCTGCACCACGGTGCTCGGTGCCGACGTCCTCTACCGGCTCGGCCCGGTCGAGGAGCCGGACAGCGACTGGATGGCCCGCCAGCTGGGCGTCCACCCGCGGGCCAGCACGCACATCGCGATGCTGCGGCTGGGCCCGGACAGCAACCTGGAGCTGTTCCAGTACACCGCGCCCGAACAGCGCACCCAGGCGCCCGAGTTCACGGACGTGGGCGGCCACCACATCGGCATCCACGTGAGCGACCTGGACGTGGCGCTCGCCAAGGCCGAGCGGTCCCCGCACGTCCGCGTCCTGGGCGAGCCGCAGACCGTCCCGAGCGGCCCGACGGCGGGCAACCGCTGGATCCACCTGCTCACCGACTGGGGCATGCGCCTGGAACTCCGGGAGCTCGCCCCCGAGTTGCCGTACGAGAAGGAGACCGCGGCACGCGTCTACCGCCCGGCGGGCGACTGGCCGCGCGGCCTGCCCGGCGCCCTCGGCGTCGGCCACGTCGGCTACTCGGTGGCCGACCTGGACGAGGCCGTCGCCTTCTTCACGGGCCCGATGGGCGGCGAACTCGCCTACCGCACCACCGAATCGGTGGACGCGCGGACGGCCCGCCGCCAGTACGCGGTCCAGGCCCCCTTCCGCAAGGACACCGCGGCGATCCGCCTCGGCCCGGTCACCACCGTCGAGCTCAGCAGCCACGAGATCGAGGGCCGCCGCACGGAACGCCCCCGCAACAGCGATGTGGGCGGCCACCACCTGGCGTTCTTCGTCGACGACGTGGAGCGGGCCGCCGCGTGGCTCGCGGCGACGGACGGCGCCGAGGTGCTCGGCGAGCCGCAGCTCATCGAGGACGGCGGCCCGATCCACGGCGACCGCTGGGTCTACTTCCGCGGCGTCGGCGGATTCCAGCTGGAGGTGCTCAACATGCCGCCCGGCATGCCGTACGAGCAGTACACCGCGGCCCGCAGGTTCGGCCCGAGCCCGCGGTGGACCAACCGCTGA
- a CDS encoding SDR family oxidoreductase, which translates to MNRPIAVVTGASSGIGAAVAEALAATGFDLVVGYGRQADAAKEIADGLAVRHGVRAETLGLDLTDPAAAGDALRDRVDAFGGIDVLVNNAGLNRRASVVEETLDDWQRILDVNLTSPFRLSQVAAERMIAQGRGGRIVNITSIHEHIPIGEGSTYCAAKGGLGALTKAMALDLAAHGITVNAVAPGETATPMNNVPAGLDAARIARPAIPAGRPGRPDEVAALVAYLASPAAAYTTGTSILVDGGMALSAAVANAAHAGTV; encoded by the coding sequence ATGAACCGCCCCATCGCCGTCGTCACCGGCGCCAGCTCGGGCATCGGCGCCGCCGTGGCCGAAGCGCTCGCCGCCACCGGCTTCGACCTCGTCGTCGGCTACGGACGGCAGGCGGACGCCGCCAAGGAGATCGCCGACGGGCTCGCCGTGCGGCACGGCGTACGCGCCGAGACCCTCGGGCTCGACCTGACCGACCCCGCCGCCGCGGGCGACGCCCTGCGGGACCGCGTCGACGCGTTCGGCGGCATCGACGTCCTGGTCAACAACGCGGGCCTGAACCGGCGTGCCTCCGTCGTCGAGGAGACCCTCGACGACTGGCAGCGCATCCTCGACGTCAACCTGACCAGCCCGTTCCGGCTCAGCCAGGTCGCCGCCGAGCGCATGATCGCGCAGGGCCGCGGCGGCCGCATCGTCAACATCACCAGCATCCACGAGCACATCCCGATCGGCGAGGGCAGCACCTACTGCGCCGCCAAGGGCGGACTCGGCGCGCTCACCAAGGCCATGGCGCTCGACCTCGCCGCGCACGGCATCACCGTCAACGCCGTGGCGCCCGGCGAGACCGCGACGCCGATGAACAACGTGCCGGCGGGACTGGACGCCGCCCGCATCGCCCGTCCCGCCATCCCCGCGGGCCGCCCCGGCCGCCCCGACGAGGTCGCCGCCCTCGTCGCGTACCTGGCGTCGCCCGCCGCCGCCTACACCACCGGCACGTCGATCCTCGTCGACGGCGGCATGGCGCTCTCCGCGGCCGTCGCCAACGCCGCCCACGCCGGCACCGTCTGA
- a CDS encoding zinc-dependent alcohol dehydrogenase has product MADHHEKVLPPTDDLLCGRWPNGSMKAAAVMDVNKVGQVEVEIPGPELGYVLVAPTTVGICGTDLELLHGTASYVRDGRATMPHVFGHEWVGRVVAIAGNCQYSRQLEIGDRVVGQTMLSCGGCRACQRGHRNECSQLKEVGLYGQQGAAAEFIRLPAQSLTKVPPGVDDFAAALAEPAVTVLAALDKVGVFPGERVLVFGTGTMGLLAVQMARRVAGTVDVVGIDDAGIGAALRMGAEHAFLPGEARDGDYDVVIEASGAVPALLEALRVADVGGRIAAVGVPNDPLPAVDASELVLRGVTMTGVRHGLDYYERALRLFSEGVLSAKGMIADVFELADVDKAFELLERGRRAAPKVALSLTPRP; this is encoded by the coding sequence TTGGCTGATCACCACGAAAAAGTGCTGCCGCCCACGGACGACCTCCTGTGCGGCCGCTGGCCGAACGGCTCCATGAAGGCCGCCGCGGTCATGGACGTCAACAAGGTCGGCCAGGTGGAGGTGGAGATACCGGGCCCCGAGCTCGGCTATGTCCTGGTCGCCCCCACCACGGTCGGCATCTGCGGCACGGACCTCGAACTCCTGCACGGCACGGCCAGTTACGTGCGGGACGGCAGGGCCACCATGCCCCACGTGTTCGGCCACGAGTGGGTCGGGCGTGTGGTGGCGATCGCCGGGAACTGCCAGTACTCCCGGCAGCTGGAGATCGGCGACCGCGTCGTCGGGCAGACCATGCTCTCCTGCGGGGGCTGCCGGGCCTGCCAGCGCGGCCACCGCAACGAGTGCTCGCAGCTCAAGGAGGTCGGCCTCTACGGGCAGCAGGGCGCGGCGGCGGAGTTCATCAGGCTCCCCGCCCAGTCCCTGACGAAGGTCCCGCCGGGCGTCGACGACTTCGCGGCGGCCCTCGCGGAACCCGCGGTCACGGTGCTCGCGGCGCTGGACAAGGTCGGGGTCTTCCCCGGCGAACGCGTCCTCGTCTTCGGCACCGGCACGATGGGCCTGCTCGCCGTGCAGATGGCGCGCCGCGTCGCGGGCACGGTCGACGTGGTCGGCATCGACGACGCGGGCATCGGCGCCGCACTGCGCATGGGGGCGGAGCACGCCTTCCTGCCCGGTGAGGCGCGTGACGGCGACTACGACGTCGTCATCGAGGCGTCCGGCGCGGTGCCGGCGCTCCTCGAAGCGCTGCGGGTCGCCGACGTCGGCGGCCGGATCGCGGCGGTCGGCGTGCCCAACGACCCGCTGCCGGCCGTCGACGCCTCGGAGCTGGTACTGCGCGGCGTCACCATGACCGGCGTACGGCACGGGCTCGACTACTACGAGCGGGCGCTGCGGCTCTTCTCCGAAGGCGTCCTGTCGGCGAAGGGCATGATCGCCGACGTCTTCGAGCTGGCCGACGTCGACAAGGCGTTCGAGCTCCTCGAGAGGGGGCGTCGGGCCGCTCCCAAGGTGGCCCTGTCGCTGACTCCCCGCCCCTGA
- a CDS encoding cupin domain-containing protein gives MSETAYAPAPEAHTLSAYGGGDVIIGDVSGPAHIHGVHGTTGVTRWKALASGADLRGGWEAVEWACVPPGGVSGEHLHTRTEEVYFILSGTGEIYLNGTAHPIAPGSMVLTGLGTVHGLRNTGDSDLAWLVIEMRSPRFSDALGATAPAHTPVASEEEPPVSTARLHDLRAERTISPAGVFTGPLRTLALETVDASGTVELAAEGREHMVFVLSGTGWVENGSDTAELNPGTAVTLPLGTRARIGADRGNGLEFFHAEVAVASPGSDR, from the coding sequence ATGTCTGAGACCGCCTACGCACCGGCCCCCGAGGCGCACACCCTCTCCGCGTACGGCGGCGGTGACGTGATCATCGGCGACGTCAGCGGCCCCGCCCACATCCACGGCGTGCACGGCACCACCGGCGTGACCCGGTGGAAGGCCCTCGCGTCCGGCGCGGACCTGCGCGGCGGCTGGGAGGCCGTCGAGTGGGCGTGCGTCCCGCCGGGCGGCGTCAGCGGCGAGCACCTGCACACCCGGACCGAGGAGGTCTACTTCATCCTCTCCGGGACCGGCGAGATCTATCTGAACGGCACCGCCCACCCGATCGCCCCGGGCTCGATGGTCCTCACCGGCCTCGGCACCGTCCACGGCCTGCGCAACACGGGCGACAGCGACTTGGCCTGGCTCGTCATCGAGATGCGGTCGCCCCGCTTCAGCGACGCGCTCGGCGCGACCGCGCCCGCCCACACCCCCGTCGCCTCCGAGGAGGAGCCCCCCGTGTCCACCGCACGCCTTCACGACCTACGAGCCGAGCGCACCATCTCCCCCGCGGGTGTCTTCACGGGCCCGCTGCGCACGCTCGCCCTGGAGACGGTCGACGCCTCGGGCACCGTCGAGCTGGCGGCCGAGGGGCGCGAGCACATGGTGTTCGTGCTCTCCGGCACCGGCTGGGTCGAGAACGGCAGCGACACCGCGGAGCTCAATCCGGGCACGGCCGTGACGCTGCCGCTCGGCACCCGCGCCCGCATCGGCGCGGACCGCGGAAACGGCCTGGAGTTCTTCCACGCCGAGGTCGCCGTCGCGTCGCCGGGGTCCGACCGGTGA
- a CDS encoding sedoheptulose 7-phosphate cyclase translates to MSGNNSALLGRPSERVQTVGYGAAGTAGDAAVAAQHGAGLYAYSERVDSWVVRTAKPVSYEVRVADGLFDFERTDLLEPAAAPGKRLRRFVVLDSDVDLLHGNRIRAYFDYHDVEHVICVVPADETVKSFETAARIVEELDAFGVDRRREPLIVIGGGVLMDIVGLASSLYRRGTPFIRVPTTLIGLVDAGVGAKTGVNFNGHKNRLGTYFPADLTLLDRTFLATLDRRHIGNGLAEILKIALIKDARLFDVLESHGPLLLNEKFQGESEAGEDAAREVVHRAIQGMLEELQPNLWETKLERSVDYGHTFSPTVEMRALPALLHGEAVCVDMALTTALARRRGLIDDADARRVYDVMHGLELPAWDDLLDQPELLTAALLDTVRHRNGQQRLPLPVGIGDVTFVNDVTERELLDAVAELRVAGRGRGRDLVEGQHV, encoded by the coding sequence GTGTCCGGGAACAATTCGGCACTTCTGGGCCGACCCAGCGAGCGCGTCCAGACCGTCGGGTACGGGGCGGCCGGCACCGCCGGTGACGCAGCCGTCGCGGCTCAGCACGGCGCCGGGCTGTACGCCTACAGCGAGCGCGTCGACTCGTGGGTCGTCCGCACCGCCAAGCCCGTCAGCTACGAAGTGCGCGTCGCCGACGGCCTGTTCGACTTCGAGCGCACGGACCTCCTGGAACCGGCCGCGGCCCCCGGCAAGCGTCTGCGCCGGTTCGTCGTGCTCGACTCCGACGTCGACCTGCTCCACGGCAACCGTATCCGCGCCTACTTCGACTACCACGACGTCGAGCACGTCATCTGCGTCGTCCCCGCCGACGAGACCGTCAAGAGCTTCGAGACCGCGGCCCGCATCGTCGAGGAACTCGACGCGTTCGGCGTGGACCGGCGCCGTGAGCCCCTCATCGTCATCGGCGGCGGCGTCCTCATGGACATCGTCGGCCTGGCCAGCAGCCTCTACCGCCGCGGCACCCCGTTCATCCGCGTCCCCACCACCCTCATCGGCCTGGTCGACGCGGGCGTCGGCGCCAAGACCGGCGTCAACTTCAACGGCCACAAGAACCGGCTCGGCACCTACTTCCCCGCCGACCTCACCCTCCTGGACCGCACCTTCCTCGCCACGCTCGACCGCCGCCACATCGGCAACGGCCTGGCCGAGATCCTCAAGATCGCCCTGATCAAGGACGCCCGCCTCTTCGACGTCCTGGAGAGCCACGGACCGCTGCTCCTGAACGAGAAGTTCCAGGGCGAGAGCGAGGCCGGCGAGGACGCCGCCCGCGAGGTCGTGCACCGCGCCATCCAGGGCATGCTCGAAGAGCTGCAGCCCAACCTGTGGGAGACCAAGCTGGAGCGCTCGGTCGACTACGGCCACACCTTCAGCCCCACCGTCGAGATGCGCGCCCTGCCCGCACTGCTCCACGGCGAGGCCGTCTGCGTCGACATGGCGCTGACCACCGCACTCGCCCGCCGCCGCGGCCTGATCGACGACGCGGACGCACGACGCGTCTACGACGTGATGCACGGCCTCGAACTCCCCGCCTGGGACGACCTCCTCGACCAGCCGGAACTCCTGACGGCCGCCCTGCTCGACACCGTCCGCCACCGCAACGGCCAGCAGCGCCTGCCGCTCCCCGTGGGCATCGGCGACGTCACCTTCGTCAACGACGTCACCGAGCGGGAACTCCTGGACGCGGTCGCCGAGTTGCGGGTCGCGGGACGCGGGCGCGGGCGCGACCTCGTGGAGGGGCAGCATGTCTGA